The sequence GCCCGGTGACACCGAACCGACCAGCACCGCCGTACCGCCCACCGCGAGGGCGTCCAAACACCGCTGCACCGCGGTCGAATGCCCGGAGAACTCCATCGCGACGTCGGCCTCCCCCGGGGTGGACGCGCCGTCGTGCACCTCGGCCGCACCGAAGGTGAGGGCCTGGTCGCGCCGGGCCGGATCGGGGTCCACCGCGGCCACCCGCGCGCCCGCCGTGGTGGCCATGGCCACCGCCGTCAGACCGAGCATCCCGGCTCCCGTCACCAGCACCCGCCGGCCCCCCAGCGGGCCCGCGGCGGCGATCGCCGCGGCGACGGTCGCGGTCGCGCAGGACGCCGGACTGGCCACCTCGTCCGGCAGGTCGGCGGGCACCGCGACGACCGCCGTGCCCGGCAGGACGACGCAGTGGGTGGCGAACCCGCCGGTCAACGGCGCGCTCTCGACCAGCGGTTCGTGCCCGTACTTCCGCAGGCTCAGGCACTTGTGCGGCAGTCCCCGCGCGCAGCGTTCGCAGCCGCCGCAGGACGCGGTGACCGACCAGACCACCCGCATGCCGGGCGTCACCGGCGACCCGTCCACGCAGCGCACGCCTCCCGCGCCCACCCCGAGCACCGTGCCGACCTGCTCGTGGCCGAGCAGCGCGGGCACCGGGGAGGGACGCCGGCCCGACACCGTATGGAGGTCGCTGCCGCAGACCGTGGCCAGGTCGATCCGCACCAGCAGCTCTCCGGACCCCGGAACGACGGAGGTGCGGTCCGAGACCACGGAGAACGGGCTCCCCACCCCGTCCCAGCGGGCATAGCGGACCGGGACGGTATCCATCGAAGACGTCATGGACTGAACTTGTCATGACGGGAGGTAGAAATCAAAGACCTATAGCTACAGCTTGGCTTATTGTTCACCCTGTCAGCACCGGACCGCCTCAATCCCCCGCTCGCCCGCCATGCGCCGCCACGCACCGCCGAGCCCCGCCACACCATGACCAATGGTGGTAAACCGTGCCCAGCAACGGAATTGACGTCGCTCGTGGCGGCCATCCCGTCGACAGCCGTTCACCTGCCGGACAACAGATGTGTCATGACAGGTGACGGTGTGATGCGCCAAGTTCTGCATAGCCAGATCCCAGCAGCCGCGGGACCCCACCCCGCGCTGCCCGACGAAAGGTCTGTCCATGTCCCCGATCACCCGCAGAACCCTGCTCGGCTCGGCCGCCGCCGTCGGCGCGGGCACCGCGCTGGGCGGGCTGCCCCTCGGCGTCCAGAAGGCCATGGCGGCCTCCACCGGATCGGGTTCGCTCTCCTCGGTCAAGCACGTCGTGATCCTGATGCAGGAGAACCGCTCGTTCGACCACTACTACGGAACCCTCCGAGGCGTACGCGGCTTCGGCGACACCTCGCCGCTGCGCTTCCCGAGCGGCTCGAACGTCTGGAACCAGGACACCAAGGGCTCGGCGGGCGGCGGCGGCATCCTCCAGCCCTGGCACCTCGACACCTCGGTCTGCGACGCCCAGCAGGTCAAGGACCTCGACCACTCCTGGTCCGGCACCCACGCGGCCTGGAACAACGGCCTGAACAACAACTGGGTCCCGAACAAGTCCGGTTACGCCATGGGCTACTACACCCGCGCCGACGTGCCCTTCCACCACGCGCTGGCCGACGCCTTCACCATCTGCGACCAGTACTTCTGCTCGGTCCAGGGCCCCACCCACCCCAACCGGCTCTACCTGTGGACCGGGATGATCGACCCGGCGGGCACGGCCGGCGGCCCGGTCACCGTCAACGTCGAGAGCGGCTGCTCCTGGACCACCTACCCGGAGATGCTCCAGGACGCCGGCGTCTCCTGGCGGGTCTACCAGGAGGCGGACAACTACGACTGCAACCCGCTCGCCTGGTTCACCCAGTTCGTGAACGCCCCCACCACCTCCCCGCTGTACACCCGCGGCATGGCCCGGGTCGCGAGCATCACCTCGGCGATCAGCGCCGACATCGCGGCCGGCACCTTCCCCACCGTCTCCTGGGTGGTCGCCCCCACCGCCAAGTCCGAACACCCGGCCTACCGCCCGGCCGACGGCGCCGACTTCGTCAGCGGCGTGCTCTCCGCCATCGCCGCCGACCAGGCCACCTGGGACTCCACCGTCGTCTTCTACAACTACGACGAGAACGACGGCTTCTTCGACCACGTCGCGCCACCCGTCCCCGCCCCCGGCACCGCCGCGGAGTTCGTCGGCAGCACCCCGATCGGCATGGGCCCGCGCGTCCCGATGACCGTCATCTCCCCCTGGTCCACCGGCGGCCGGGTCTGCTCCCAGGTGTTCGACCACACCTCCCCCGTGCGGTTCGCCGAACTGGTCACCGGCGTGCGCTGCGTCAACATCTCCGACTGGCGGCGCGCGGTCAGCGGCGACCTCACCAGCGCCTTCACCTTCGGCACCGGTCCCGTCGCGTTCCCGACGGGCCTGCCCGACACCGCGGCCCTGGTCGCGGCGGCCGACCGGCAGAAGTCGCTGCCGGCCCCCGCGCTGCCCGCCACCGGCGCGCTGCCCGCGCAGGAGTCCGGCGACCGCCCCG comes from Streptomyces sp. NBC_00448 and encodes:
- a CDS encoding phosphocholine-specific phospholipase C codes for the protein MSPITRRTLLGSAAAVGAGTALGGLPLGVQKAMAASTGSGSLSSVKHVVILMQENRSFDHYYGTLRGVRGFGDTSPLRFPSGSNVWNQDTKGSAGGGGILQPWHLDTSVCDAQQVKDLDHSWSGTHAAWNNGLNNNWVPNKSGYAMGYYTRADVPFHHALADAFTICDQYFCSVQGPTHPNRLYLWTGMIDPAGTAGGPVTVNVESGCSWTTYPEMLQDAGVSWRVYQEADNYDCNPLAWFTQFVNAPTTSPLYTRGMARVASITSAISADIAAGTFPTVSWVVAPTAKSEHPAYRPADGADFVSGVLSAIAADQATWDSTVVFYNYDENDGFFDHVAPPVPAPGTAAEFVGSTPIGMGPRVPMTVISPWSTGGRVCSQVFDHTSPVRFAELVTGVRCVNISDWRRAVSGDLTSAFTFGTGPVAFPTGLPDTAALVAAADRQKSLPAPALPATGALPAQESGDRPAQPLGYVFDTASWTDTSTNRIWFETDNAGTLAGSFTAYTVNHRTFQAWNLNCPVGGSLTDYFSAKTYGGGPYDIDLHGPDGYLRGFQGNVLTWTDTTKAHPEARVVDNRDGATLTLTVSNAGPVSTVFTVQPNAAYLAPAGGTATTLTVAAGGSSRTTLKATSARRYDYTVTASTGDGFARRFAGRLYATSGSPAPAATHVLVNRNSGLAIDDPSASKAAGTALIQWPVDGGANQSWRFVPLPGGAYNLVNVSSGLGMNVAGGSRSPGAGIIQYPLQGSTNEQWTTAPVGDGYVTLTSVRSGLVLGVTGASTSQSATLQQQGNTGSASQQWLLSPA
- a CDS encoding zinc-binding dehydrogenase → MDTVPVRYARWDGVGSPFSVVSDRTSVVPGSGELLVRIDLATVCGSDLHTVSGRRPSPVPALLGHEQVGTVLGVGAGGVRCVDGSPVTPGMRVVWSVTASCGGCERCARGLPHKCLSLRKYGHEPLVESAPLTGGFATHCVVLPGTAVVAVPADLPDEVASPASCATATVAAAIAAAGPLGGRRVLVTGAGMLGLTAVAMATTAGARVAAVDPDPARRDQALTFGAAEVHDGASTPGEADVAMEFSGHSTAVQRCLDALAVGGTAVLVGSVSPGATVALDPERVVRGLHTVVGVHNYRPVDLADAVRFLAAHHRGYPFADLVGGTYGLDRMDAALAAARGAAAPRQAVAPRL